The window TTCAAGCAGGCTGAAATGCGACATCGCGCCCAGCACTGTCGGCAGGGCGGGGCGCAGGCGTTGGAGACTGACACCGACATTTCGGAAAATGCCCCAGTGGACGCTGGTCACCGGCAGTTCGAGGAGCTGGCGCTCGGCATCGACCCAATAGGGGCTGACGGGGTGGCGCGAATAGTCCGGCCCGCCCTGATCGCTGTAATCGAACAGCGTGCGCACCGAGGTGTCGATGCGGATGCCCGCCGCCTTGAGCAGATCGGCAGTGTCCGGCCCCAGACCATAGCGCCCGGCGCGGTAGATCAGCGGCGGCGATCCGAAAGCGGCCTCGATCGCATCCCGTAGCCCCATGAACTTGGCCGCTTCCAGTTCCCGCGGAAGATTGCCCGCGTAGGAATTGTGGACGTTAACATCCTCGTCGAAGGGCGGGTTGACCCAGGGGTGGAGCTGTACCCCGACCTCGGCCGTCCCGCGCCGCACCGCATCGCCGATGATCTCGACTGCGGCGGCATCTTTCACGATCGGCCAGTCGACGAGGTAAACCGGGTGTGCACCGATGCTTTCGCAAAAGCTCTGGAAGCGCGGAATCGCGGCAACGTGGCTGAGGCCGTAGCCCTCGCGCCGGAACGGAGCGCCCCAGTCGAACTCTTCCTCGGTATCGACCGTCAGCAGAACACGCTGGCCGAAACCGGGCGCAAATTGCGCGGTCGCCGCGGAACTGGGCGGCACCAGCATCGATTCTGTTGCCATCAGCCTGATCCCTCTAGCGCGCGACCCCAGCCTGATGGCTAGGCAGGTCATCCGACAGGGTCAAGAGCGGGAGGGTGAGCACCAGCTTGCCGTCTTCGCAAGTCAGCGCCCCGCCAGCCGCGCGCGCCTCGGCGCGGGCGAGGCGGAAGGCGAAGCCGGCGCCGAACAGCCCGGCATTGATCGCGCTTTCTGGCGGGCGCGCGGTCGCGGCAAACAGGTTGTCCTCGCGTGCCAGATCGGCCGGCAGGCTGCATTCGAGCCGCGCTTGCGGTTGGCCCTGAAGAATTACAGGCGATAGGCGTGCAGCGAGCTGTTCGCCCGCACCGCAGGCTGCGGCAAGGCTGGCGAGCA is drawn from Erythrobacter sp. and contains these coding sequences:
- a CDS encoding polysaccharide deacetylase family protein produces the protein MATESMLVPPSSAATAQFAPGFGQRVLLTVDTEEEFDWGAPFRREGYGLSHVAAIPRFQSFCESIGAHPVYLVDWPIVKDAAAVEIIGDAVRRGTAEVGVQLHPWVNPPFDEDVNVHNSYAGNLPRELEAAKFMGLRDAIEAAFGSPPLIYRAGRYGLGPDTADLLKAAGIRIDTSVRTLFDYSDQGGPDYSRHPVSPYWVDAERQLLELPVTSVHWGIFRNVGVSLQRLRPALPTVLGAMSHFSLLERIALTPEGVTIAEALRGIDIAHDSGLPVLVLSFHSPTLAPGNTSYAKDEQAVEALYEWFAAIYADLDRRGIRSCTVADIIAATSG